The Indicator indicator isolate 239-I01 chromosome 27, UM_Iind_1.1, whole genome shotgun sequence sequence ctgtcCCTCTCCCATTCAGCAGCTCACTttgttcacagattcatagaataccaggttgggagggaccttgaggctcatccagttcaacctttcagggtaagcctacagttgaaatgagctggcccagcaccctggcaagctgggccttgaaactgccTAATGCAGGGGAATCCAGCACCTTCCCGGGGAGTGTTGCAggaggagatcaggttgctcaagcagaacctgcccttcatgagccCACGCTGACTGGGCCTGACCCCCTGGTTGCCCCACACTAAAAGGCTATTTAAAGACTGTTCCTGTATCCACAGAAGGGGCAGCAGACTGTAGGTTTAGACTTCTGGAGGAGAATTTTGCATCTATTCACAGAGTTATTGTCAAGTTGTGCTTGTCAAGTTCTTAgacacaagaaagaaaagagaaagacctGACTACAGCCCCAGATATAGAGATGTCTCTGCAATGTAAGTTAGGAGCATGCCCAGAACTTCCACTTCTGCCATACAGGTTTGTAACTTGAGACAGCAGAGAACCCAAGACTAGCAGTTGCCCCCTTCATCTGAAGGTTTCCTTCACACCAGGAAGGAAATGAGCCCAGGGTTCCACAGGCCTGTGCTGATAGCCAACAGACAACAACAATCAAGTCTTGGGATTCCAGGCCACAGCTCCAGAAGcaaagctgtgctctgcttcttCAATTCAAGGATACATTCACTCCATGCTCTTTACCACTTCTGGAATCAGCAATCCTTCAGACATTCTGTCACTGATTTGCTGTCCTGCCTATCTCTAACATATATGAGGATTTAAAAAGTACTAACTCTGACTTATGAGGGAAGATTTTTGCTAATAAGATTAATCAGATTATTTCTAATAAGTTTCAAAACTGTTCCTAAAGAAGTGGCAGataaagatatttaaaagactTTTCAGAGAAGTTTGAAAGCTGCTTCTAGCATGAGGGCAGCAATTATCAGAAGCTGGATATTTATAGCTCTGAGAACACTTCAGACAGCAATAACTGGTGTTGGGTGGCAGCATCTTCAGAAGACTTTCCTGCTCCTCCAGTGATCTTTAGAGTCCTGCCCTCCATAATCAGGAACCTTTTACTTCCTGAGCTGAAAAAGgaagggtttttgttttgttctgttttttaaattaaaggttTAACTTCAGGTGCTCTGAACCAGCCTTGCTGATTTCACAGGGAACCCAAAGCGTCCAGAATTCACTGCCTTTTGTTTTATGCTGACCTAGAAATACCACTGCAGCCTAATAACGACCTGTAATAAGTCTGCAAGCCTTGAGGAAATTGATAACCAAACCTGAAGTGCAGAAGGAAGTGGGAGTCAGGGCTCATGAGGAAGGGCAGTCACACCCCACTGGAGCTGGCATGGCCATTACCTGGTAGTttgctgctctggagagctgtTGGTTTGCTTGCTGTACGTGCACTTCTGCGTGTTCCACGTTGGCTTCTATGCTGTCTTCATTTTAAAAGGAAGGAGTTCAAATTGTGGTTAGTCAGAACCCAGCCAAAGCTTTGGGATGCTCAAATACACTTTGAGCGCAggtcagagctgcttcccacctGTTGGGGTCTTCACTAACACCCAAACATCTATACCTTGCACTGTGGAGCTTTGACCCTTCCTATACCTCTGTGTGAGCTCATTTCAGAACTGGCCAGGCAGTGAGTGGCAGAATTCATGCTAGGGACAGCTCCTCTCTTCTAGACATGGGACTGACCCTTGGATACCAACTTTCAGTAGCTCTACatttttaattcagtttctctctttttttgtcagTGTGAATTGTCTTCCAACTCCCAACCCTCTGCTCAGAATAAAACAGTCCTAAGGCCTACAAGGTCAGAGGAATCAGATGCACCCCAAGTGGAACAattctgtttggttttctaTCATCCTAACATGGAAGTtcagttttttttcctgaaaatgtcTGGACAGGTTCTTGGATAGTGTGGTAGAGGAAGCCCTAACAATGTGTGCCGGACATAGACAAGAGCAGGGCCTAGCAGCAGGCTCAGGAAATACCTTTTCCAGTCACATTTTGTTCAAAGGATAAAGCTGTCTGcttgcagggcagagcaggaagcTGTGCTGAAGCTGTACACTTACATCAGCAGCCCCACACTAAACCTCCCCAGATGGACTCCAAGCAGTCACACTGCTCCTACAGACACCTGATACACCTGAAAATGACAGGAGGTTTCAAACTACATTTTAAACACACTGCCGTAGTGTATTCTCAGCTGCCTTGGCCACGCTACCCATGCTGAGGTTGCACTTGATTTGCTTTAGAATTCCCCTTGCCATCAGAGGAATGCTTCCAccaaaaggcagctctggatTGCTGATCTgtggagaaacaggaaaaaaaaaacaccctcagATGCTCTGAAGTGGACTTACCTATGACATCACCCTGCTCGTGAATCATCATTCCCAGATCTTTGAAGATTTCATTGATGTCCATGATATCTGCCTGAAAGGGGAAAGTCATCCTGTGAGCTGACATAGTAAATTCCAGCATCTCTgagattgctgctgctgctcctcccacGGACACAGCCACCCCTCCTTCCAGCCTTCAGCCCTTTGTCTGCAGGGGGCTTTCTGGTACTATGAGCCCTGTTTTTTTGCTTAAAGCTTTAGATTTAGCCCaattcagagaatgggttggcttggaagggatcttaaagaccatccagttccaaccccctgccacaggcagggacacctcctaccagcccaggttgctcaaggcctcatccagcctggccttgaacacctccagggaggaggcagccacagcctccctgggcaacctgttccagtgtctccccaccctcactgcaaagaatttcttccttatcttcaGTCTCAACCTGCCCTGCCacgtttcaaaccactgtccctcgtcctatcaccagaggtcccttcccatctgtCCCGTAGTGGAGgttttccagtcctctgatcatcttcatggcctcctctggaccacaGTTCCACCTCCTTCTtttgctggggacaccagaactggaggcagtgctccagctgcctgctggactgccagtgaccattgctggctcctgggccttctctgcagcctgctctcaagccactcctcacccagcctggatttgtgcctgggattgccctgacccatctgcaggaccttgcacttggcatTGTTGAACTTGAGGTtggctccagcctgtccaagttactctggatggatcccttccctccagtgtgtcaaccAGGCCACAGAACTTGGTGTAAcctgcagacctgctgagggtgccctcatcccactgtccatgtcacccaCAGAGattttaaacagcactggtcccagtactgacccacttgtcaccagtctccatttggacactgAGCCATTGACCACAATTCTCTGagtgcaaccatccagccagttcctcatccagccttggcCACCCCTCCAGTCCATGCTTTCCCCgtttggtgaccaggatgtcatgtgggacagtgccAAACATTTTACAGAAGTCCAGGCAGATGCCaacagttgctcttcccttatgcACTGATGCTGTAGctccatcatagaaagccaccaagCTCAACAGGCAGGGTTTGTCCTTGCTGAAGCCATGTTGGTTACCACCAGTTGCCTCCCTGTTTTCCGTGTGCCCTAGCATAgtcttcaggaggatctgctcccttaccttgccaggcacagaggtcaGACTGGAAGGCCTGTGGTTCCCTGGGTTTTCCTTATCTCCCTTTTTGAAAGTGGGGGTCATGTTTCCCATTTCTAGGCAGTGGGAACTTCATTAGTTTAATACAAGTAtgtgcaggctgagggagagtctgaggttgttcatcctggagaagagaaggctctggggagagcttagagctgcctgccagtacctgaagggactacaagaaagctgcagagggactgttctcaaaggcctgcagggacaggaccaggggcaatggtttgaaatgagagcagagcagattgagattggatgtgaggaacaagttctgcaccaggaggctgctggaacaatgccacaggttgcccagggaggtggttgaggacccatccctggagatactcaaggttaggctcagcaaggctctgagcaacctgatctagtggaggatgtccctgctgactgcagaggggcttggcaAGGTGGAGATTATTGAAAAATGAAGGTTGTGATCAAGGGTGCAGAGTCCGGTTGGAGACCTGGAACCAGTGTTCTTCCTCAGGGGTCAGCACTGGGTCCAGGCTtgctcaacatcttcatcaacaacTGAATGAGGGCATAGAGTggaccctcagccagtttgctgatgatccCAAACTGGAAGGAATGGCTGACActcaccaggctgtgctgccatttagccagacctggacagcctggagaggtgggcacaggggAACTGCATGAAGgccaacaagggcaagtgtagagtcctgcacctagggagaACAAGCCTCAGCACTagcacaggtgaggggtgacctgctgggaagcagctctgtggagaagaacctgggagtcctggtgcaCAAGAAGCAATGTGGAACAGCAATGTGATTTTGTGGACAAGAAGGCAAATAGTTTCCTGGGTTGTAGTAAGAAAAGTGTGGTCAGTGGTCAAGGGagcttcttctccccctctactctgccctgctgaggctgcagctggaatattttgtccagttctgggctccccattttaagagggacaggaacAGACTggagagagagtccaagggaggctaggaggatgctgaagggcctggaacatctgtgggatgaggaaaggctgagagccctggggctgttgagcctggaggagagaaagctgagagaggatctgatcagcgtctatcaatatctgaggggtgggtgtcagaaggggccaggctctgttcagtggtgtcctgtggtaggacaaggggtaaaggatacaaagtggaacccaggaagttccacctcaacaggaggagaaacttctgtggtgtgagggtgctggaggcctggagcaggctgcccagagaggttgtggagtctcctgctctggagactttcaaatctcatctgccctgggtgatccagctctggcaggagagctggattcgatctctgggggtcccttccaacctccaccgttctgtgattctaatttaCACACAGAATGGATTTTGCCACAGTTATCAGCAAGACTTCCTGACAAACTCCAGTTCCAGCATCTTTCCTCAGGGTAGAGATATGGCTGGAATAATTTTCTTGTGTCTTCAGAGAGGTCCATATGTCCATATATGATCACTCTCAATGAGTTTCACTATGCTTTACATCTTGGTTTCAAATGTTTTGAACTTTTGGACAAGTCCTTGATGACAAAAGTTGGAATTAAACAATCTCTGTTTTCAGAATTGTTCCAAAGGCTGTTACCAAAAGGAGGATGCTGACCAATAGATTGGGAATACCTGGGAGGAAGGGAATCATTTGGCTTCATGTCCAGCCACTGTTGAAGAGGTTGTATTAGCTGACTGCTATGCTCTGTGTATGAGCTCTCTCTTGTTCCAGAACTGAGCCTCTGAAGTCAAACGCAGCATCAAGCCATGGCCTCCACAAAGGGGATTTCTAATGCACATCTCACAGCTAAAGGCAATTTGCAGTAGCTCTTTTTTGGAAggcaaaaaaacaacagcaacaaacaaaccctcacTTACCAAGGTGAACGTCTGCAATCCATGCTCACACCACtctaaaatgtttttctttgggAAGAAGAGAAGCCCATTCTGCCCTAACATCACTGGGACTTACCTCCAGCTGCCTAATGGAAGACTCCCGCTCCTCGATAAGCCTCAGGTCATCCTCTGTGATTTCTTCATCTTGCACTTGTGCTTGGGCCTGACtatcaaaacaaacaccaagaaCTGAACAGGCAGGATGAGAAGTGACTGAGAATAAAAGACAGCTAAGTACATGCAGATACTTTACCCACAGTGCACATTTTTCACCCTTGCCTGTGTAGCTACCAGGGAAAGTCTAGCAGTCCAACAGTCCCCACCTTTGCtcgaggaagctgctgctgcagcagtgctacaCACAGTGCTGAGCTAGCTGGCTGGAAATTCCAAGCATAAATACAAGGGCAAAGTCTCTTCCGAATTACATCCATCTAAGGCAGAGCAATttagcaaacaaaacagaatctgAGACTGAGAAACAGTTCTTTGAGAGCAGGAAAGCAACAGGACCAGTAAACACTGGACCCTATCACAAGTCACCAGTTTTACTCCACTAACAGTTTGCTTACTTAAGTTTGGGTCTCAGAAAGCCCAAAAACAGTTTTAAGGCAGCTTAAGGAAATAACTAAATGAGGGGGGAAAGTGAGGCAGATGATATGAATTACTCCTTTAAATCCCCACCTATCCCACCaaagcctctgctctgcacttgcCCTGTGGAACACAGCCTGGCTAcaccacccagcccagcctcctcCAGGAAAAGGCAACTGACCAGAAAAACAGTAACAATCATTTACATCAGCAGCTGGCTTCCCTGCAGGCCATTGATTCTCATTCTGAGCTAGCTTAGTCCTTGTTAACAAATTCAGCCTACCTGTCCCAGGAGACAAGTgttcctgctttgctgctgtcctCAGGAGCACCACCCTACATGATCAGCGTTTAAAGACACAAAGAGAACATCAGGGCTCTGGAAGCAGCACTGGCAGCGTTTCTGCAAAGACTGAGTGTTAGCAGGTTTATAGTAAGTCAGACCAAAACATGATTTTACATGTTCCCATAACATGTTCCCAGCCtgattttgctttctgcatACACAAAATGAAATTGAAGCTGGGTAACTGCCTGCTGAAACTGACAGGTAAGGCAAGGGGTACTTGGCACAACTGCTACACGGAAAGGACAAGCTCAACAGCTCAAGCTCCTCAGTGCTTCTCCACTCTAAGACTGCACAGTAATCTGGCAAATGTAATAGcagctggggggtgggaggaagtGCTGAGAACTGAATTCAAGCCTTTCCTATAAAATCCTGCTCCACACCTTCTGCAGGGCTCACAGCCAGGTGTGAGCTTTggggagcagcactgtggagagAGGTGTGGCACCAAGCACTGCCAACAGCACTGCAAACAGGGTCTGATGGCAGATCTGTGATACTTACAGACACCCTGGAGCTGGCTCTCACTCTGGCCAcaaagtctttttctttctcagcagcTTGTCTTTGGAGCCTTTGGAAGTTGGTCAGTGCTGAGGTGAACTCCCCCACCAGGCGGTCCTTCTGGATCTTCCTTTGGcgctgcaggagcagggggcagaagagaagcagcaggacacTTCACATGGActgacagaaaggctggggacgCACAGCCAGAAGGGGATTCACAGCCTCCCTTACAAGCTGGTACAAGGATGTGCTCTAACCTTTCAGGCTTCTTGTAAGATGTAGAGGAGTCAAGAGGGATACTGGGCACTGAGGAGATCCTCCACCATATTTCCCAGGTGTCTACAGGACACCAACCCTTCCTTCCACCTTCCTGAGAGGCTATCATCTGCCACTCCCCAGTCTGTGTTTATGCATTTCATTGGCACGCAGCTTTGATGGAGATGCTCATgataaaagcagcaaaataaaacagtgaAACATCTCACTGCCAACTTTTCAGTTCCAAGTAACACAAAGCcataacaaaccccaaacatacTTTGCCTGAACTAGCAGCTACACACTGAGACCAAGCTGCAACACCCCCAAGAGAAGTTTCCACCTTGCCAGAAGGAGCACCTGTGGCTCCTGGTGTGCCATTTGGATTCAGTGCTTCTTAGGGACTCCTTGGGAACCAGCCACAGAGCAGGCAAGTTCTTAGAGTGATGATAAGCTGGGTTCATGCTTTCTGGGATGCTCCTTACCTAGGCTAGGATAAGAAAATGCAGGACAGCAGCCACTTCGCACATGTTACAGtgtgaagggggaactttagcctagatcctgactgcaaagactgaaaataaattatcattGGATGTAAACGGAATATGCTGCTAAGGTCTgtataattcattggattgctaatgggatacagagcagaggcataaacagttctttcttttctactgtcgcttctgcttgcaacttctctctctctctcttctgtgtcctgccaggggtatctctgttttgactactgtgtgaggtagagggaaggaggaagggagtgaacggttcccctggagctgtccaggggggtctgaggagtttctgtgttgtttattgTATATATATCatacatatattgtatattttgtacatattaattgcatttgatatttctagattttagtttgcttgtaaatagagcttcatttgcttccatcccaaactgagctgtcTGGCAATTTTACTTGGGGGGTATTTTTCTCTAAATGAGCTGGGGAGTAATTTAAAC is a genomic window containing:
- the STX7 gene encoding syntaxin-7, with amino-acid sequence MSYSVSHGDPNQLAQRITSNIQKITQCSAEIQRILHQLGTPQDTPELRQQLQQKQQYTNQLAKETDKYVKEFGSLPAISEQRQRKIQKDRLVGEFTSALTNFQRLQRQAAEKEKDFVARVRASSRVSGGAPEDSSKAGTLVSWDSQAQAQVQDEEITEDDLRLIEERESSIRQLEADIMDINEIFKDLGMMIHEQGDVIDSIEANVEHAEVHVQQANQQLSRAANYQQKSRKKMCILLAILGVGVLLLALIIWLTTR